In Streptococcus parasuis, the following proteins share a genomic window:
- a CDS encoding bifunctional folylpolyglutamate synthase/dihydrofolate synthase, with product MLENWLNTKQGQVFHYKMEKIEYALELLGNPQFAVPVIHVAGTNGKGSTIAFMRQLFQAHGMRVGSFVSPHMVSVHDRICIDSQPISDHDFQHYLQKVYDLEQEIATRYEPFRYFEVMVLIMFLYFEAQQPDVALVEVGIGGLLDTTNVVAPALSVITSIGVDHQDLLGSTLREIAEQKAGIIKENVPVVLGPLFPETTAICRQIALDKQAPVYQFGQEFTYKAGQFSNPDIDLSELVLGLAGHHQEENAAVALQTFLLYMTNIQKDIQPQLIQQALAQTSWPGRLELVAQEQKIYLDGAHNVPAIERLVEFIQEQEEPVTILFSALRRKDFQEMLGLLEKRLPHVPLILTSFAYDGALSEENQQDRDFVADYQQFIEKWQSEGQGILIITGSLYFISEVRQNFIK from the coding sequence ATGTTAGAAAATTGGTTAAACACCAAACAAGGTCAGGTTTTTCATTACAAGATGGAAAAGATTGAGTATGCCCTAGAACTGCTAGGGAATCCCCAGTTTGCAGTTCCGGTCATTCATGTCGCTGGAACTAATGGCAAGGGATCGACCATTGCCTTTATGCGCCAGCTATTTCAGGCACATGGTATGCGTGTTGGAAGTTTTGTATCCCCCCACATGGTGAGTGTGCACGACAGGATTTGTATTGACAGCCAGCCCATTTCAGACCATGATTTTCAGCACTATTTACAGAAAGTCTACGATTTGGAGCAGGAAATCGCCACTCGTTATGAGCCTTTTCGCTATTTTGAGGTCATGGTGCTCATTATGTTCCTCTATTTCGAAGCTCAACAACCCGATGTGGCACTAGTAGAGGTGGGCATCGGAGGGCTTTTGGATACGACGAATGTCGTGGCCCCAGCCCTAAGCGTTATCACCTCCATCGGCGTGGACCATCAGGATTTACTAGGCTCGACTTTAAGGGAAATAGCAGAGCAGAAAGCAGGGATTATCAAAGAAAACGTGCCTGTCGTCCTTGGACCACTTTTTCCAGAAACCACAGCCATCTGTCGACAAATTGCCCTTGACAAACAAGCACCTGTCTACCAATTTGGTCAGGAATTCACCTATAAAGCAGGACAGTTCAGCAATCCGGACATCGACCTGTCAGAATTGGTTTTGGGTCTGGCTGGCCATCACCAAGAAGAGAATGCGGCCGTAGCCCTACAAACTTTTCTACTCTATATGACCAATATCCAAAAAGACATTCAGCCTCAGTTGATTCAACAAGCTCTTGCCCAAACCAGCTGGCCTGGTCGCTTGGAATTGGTTGCTCAAGAGCAGAAAATCTATTTGGATGGAGCCCACAATGTCCCAGCTATCGAACGTCTTGTTGAATTTATTCAAGAACAAGAAGAACCTGTTACTATTCTCTTTTCGGCCCTTCGGCGTAAGGACTTTCAAGAAATGTTGGGATTGTTAGAGAAAAGACTGCCTCATGTTCCCCTTATTTTGACCAGCTTTGCTTATGACGGTGCCTTGTCCGAGGAGAATCAACAAGATCGAGACTTTGTTGCGGATTATCAACAATTTATTGAGAAGTGGCAATCTGAAGGGCAAGGGATTTTGATTATCACTGGCTCTCTCTACTTTATCTCAGAAGTTCGTCAGAATTTTATAAAATAA
- a CDS encoding quinol oxidase, which translates to MTELEIVSEVVDHEATYRRSRRASRKQSVKLNKEFGKTILKTKVWPALVWSIVLSFCSVANPLLTSFATNIQTQNLYAGMAMMKGQIPYGDFFGTSGLLFYLLALLGNVGGNFIIFGVLQFIALLIAGVYFYKIIAYFSRSEKVALSASHWFYIFIFALGFGGLYAEMFALPFILTSIWFLVRYFENAVTDEAFILYGIDAALVFLIYPKSLILWVVAGIVLVVYNVQHHQVARGFYQLLAAVFGFLLILYSVGYYAFEAQVLGTAIQQTFLYNLRLDFQHATVFMDLTIVILFLLLSGFVKNAIQTLFSFRQEKYTYIKVLMLLVFTIQLIFIVGSAHFQWSQLVLLLPYGFVMAVIHTQEEHEDTNSSYARRHFFLPVFIGLGILAQPAYIYLVQGGLRADRQEVAQYISSQTENSDKVYAWDNSAGVYLSSQRLSAATITTAEPFLNTDENVNSLIYDLNKSEAKYVVVNKYISMLDKVKTILESQYKAVQTTDHFIIYQKNE; encoded by the coding sequence ATGACAGAATTAGAAATAGTTTCTGAGGTCGTTGATCACGAAGCAACCTATCGACGTAGCCGTAGAGCATCACGTAAGCAGTCAGTTAAGCTAAACAAAGAATTTGGTAAGACAATATTAAAAACAAAGGTTTGGCCAGCGCTTGTCTGGAGTATTGTCTTAAGTTTTTGTAGCGTAGCAAACCCGTTGCTAACATCGTTTGCGACCAACATACAGACTCAGAATTTATATGCAGGAATGGCCATGATGAAGGGCCAAATTCCATACGGTGATTTTTTTGGAACAAGTGGTTTATTATTTTACTTATTGGCCTTATTAGGGAATGTGGGTGGAAACTTTATCATTTTTGGCGTTCTCCAATTCATCGCATTGCTGATAGCAGGAGTCTATTTTTATAAGATTATTGCTTATTTTAGCCGGTCCGAAAAAGTTGCCCTTAGTGCAAGCCATTGGTTTTATATATTCATCTTTGCTCTTGGCTTCGGAGGATTGTATGCTGAGATGTTTGCCCTCCCTTTCATTTTAACCAGCATCTGGTTTTTAGTTCGTTACTTTGAGAACGCAGTGACTGACGAAGCATTTATTCTTTATGGCATAGATGCCGCCCTCGTTTTTCTTATCTATCCGAAAAGCTTAATTCTTTGGGTAGTAGCAGGCATAGTTTTAGTTGTATACAATGTTCAGCACCATCAGGTGGCTCGCGGATTTTACCAATTATTAGCAGCTGTTTTTGGATTTCTGCTTATTTTGTATTCGGTCGGGTATTATGCATTTGAAGCACAAGTTTTAGGAACAGCAATTCAGCAGACCTTTTTATATAATCTTCGTTTAGATTTTCAACATGCGACAGTATTTATGGATTTGACAATTGTCATTCTTTTCCTCCTATTGTCTGGATTTGTAAAAAATGCCATCCAAACCTTATTTTCATTTAGACAAGAAAAATATACTTACATTAAGGTCTTAATGTTACTAGTATTCACTATTCAATTAATTTTCATCGTTGGAAGTGCACATTTTCAGTGGAGTCAATTGGTCCTACTTTTGCCATATGGATTTGTGATGGCGGTAATACATACTCAGGAGGAACATGAGGATACTAATAGTAGTTATGCACGTCGTCATTTCTTTCTACCTGTATTTATTGGATTAGGAATTCTTGCACAACCTGCCTATATTTACTTAGTTCAAGGAGGTTTAAGAGCCGATCGTCAAGAAGTTGCCCAGTACATCAGTAGCCAAACAGAAAACTCAGACAAAGTTTATGCTTGGGATAATAGTGCAGGTGTTTACCTTTCAAGCCAGCGTTTATCGGCAGCGACGATAACGACAGCAGAGCCATTTCTAAATACAGATGAAAATGTGAATAGTTTGATATACGACTTAAATAAGAGTGAAGCAAAATACGTGGTTGTAAATAAATATATTTCCATGTTAGACAAGGTGAAAACAATTCTCGAATCTCAATATAAAGCTGTTCAAACAACGGACCATTTTATTATTTATCAAAAGAATGAATGA
- the mutL gene encoding DNA mismatch repair endonuclease MutL, with protein MSHIIELPEILANQIAAGEVIERPASVVKELVENSIDAGASQIEISVEEAGLKMIQITDNGEGIAPDEVALALRRHATSKIKNQSDLFRIRTLGFRGEALPSIASVSQMVIETATADSAHGLHLEAKGGVIKKEEPVSRPVGTQITVSDLFYNTPARLKYVRSQQAELSHIVDVVNRLSLAHPEIAFALVNEGRELIRTAGTGKLRQAISGIYGIASAKKMVEIEAEDLDFQISGYVSLPELTRANRNYISIFINGRYIKNFLLNRAILEGYGSKLMVGRFPLAVISIEIDPYLADVNVHPTKQEVRISKEKELMTLIREAISQALKEQDLIPDALENLAQSSTRPKVKVEQGTLPLKEPKIYYDTIKQDFFLKPDVVAEDVKPLEEDRQEIVESPVENKPTSVQFAERQSVESGDQEHPNLSAKELAKLADKLDREETSTFPELEYFGQMHGTYLFAQGKTGLYIIDQHAAQERVKYEYYREKIGQVDNSAQQLLVPYIFEFPQNDALNLVHKMDALRQVGVNLEEYGANQFILREHPIWMKEEEIESGIYEMCDMLLLTDQVSIKQYRAELAIMMSCKRSIKANHALDDYSARDLLRQLSYCQNPYNCPHGRPVLVHFSKSDMEKMFRRIQENHTSLRELGKY; from the coding sequence ATGTCACATATTATTGAACTACCAGAAATACTAGCCAACCAGATTGCGGCTGGTGAGGTCATTGAGCGACCAGCCAGTGTGGTTAAGGAGTTGGTGGAAAATTCCATTGACGCAGGGGCTAGTCAAATTGAAATTAGTGTTGAAGAGGCTGGCCTTAAAATGATTCAAATCACGGATAACGGTGAGGGGATTGCCCCTGATGAAGTAGCGCTTGCCCTCCGCCGTCACGCCACCAGTAAGATAAAAAATCAATCGGATTTGTTTCGTATTCGCACCCTCGGTTTTCGTGGAGAAGCTCTGCCTTCCATTGCTTCTGTCAGTCAGATGGTTATTGAGACAGCTACGGCAGACTCTGCACATGGACTTCATTTGGAGGCCAAAGGCGGTGTCATCAAGAAAGAGGAGCCAGTTAGTCGTCCAGTTGGTACGCAGATTACTGTTTCGGATTTATTTTACAATACCCCTGCTCGTCTCAAATACGTTCGCAGTCAACAGGCTGAATTATCACATATTGTTGATGTTGTAAATCGATTGAGTCTAGCTCATCCGGAAATAGCTTTTGCCTTAGTAAACGAAGGACGAGAATTAATTAGAACTGCAGGGACAGGGAAACTTCGTCAGGCAATTTCAGGGATTTATGGGATTGCTTCTGCCAAAAAAATGGTTGAAATTGAGGCAGAAGATCTGGATTTTCAGATTTCAGGTTACGTTTCCTTGCCAGAGTTGACTCGTGCCAACCGCAACTACATTTCCATTTTCATCAATGGTCGCTATATCAAGAATTTTTTGCTGAATCGAGCGATTTTGGAAGGTTATGGTAGTAAGTTGATGGTTGGACGCTTTCCGCTGGCAGTCATTTCTATAGAAATTGACCCTTATCTTGCTGATGTCAATGTGCATCCGACCAAGCAGGAAGTTCGCATCTCCAAGGAAAAAGAACTTATGACCTTGATTCGAGAGGCGATTAGTCAAGCGCTTAAAGAGCAGGACTTGATACCAGATGCTCTTGAGAATTTAGCTCAGTCAAGTACTCGACCAAAAGTAAAAGTAGAGCAAGGCACCTTACCACTCAAAGAGCCAAAAATCTATTATGATACGATTAAGCAAGACTTCTTCTTAAAACCAGATGTGGTCGCTGAGGATGTCAAACCTCTCGAAGAGGATAGGCAAGAGATTGTTGAGTCGCCTGTCGAAAATAAACCGACATCCGTTCAATTTGCAGAACGTCAGTCGGTGGAATCAGGAGATCAGGAGCATCCTAATCTAAGTGCAAAAGAATTGGCAAAACTGGCAGATAAATTAGACCGGGAGGAAACATCGACATTTCCAGAGTTAGAATATTTTGGTCAAATGCATGGGACGTATTTATTTGCACAAGGCAAGACAGGACTTTATATCATTGACCAGCATGCCGCACAAGAGAGGGTCAAATACGAATACTATCGTGAGAAAATTGGACAGGTTGACAATTCAGCTCAACAGTTATTGGTGCCATATATTTTTGAATTTCCGCAGAATGATGCCCTTAACCTTGTCCACAAAATGGATGCTCTTCGTCAAGTTGGTGTCAACTTAGAAGAATATGGAGCTAATCAATTTATTCTGCGTGAACATCCTATTTGGATGAAGGAAGAAGAGATTGAGTCTGGCATTTATGAGATGTGCGACATGTTGCTTTTGACGGATCAGGTGTCTATCAAGCAGTATCGGGCAGAACTGGCTATCATGATGTCTTGTAAACGGTCAATCAAGGCCAACCATGCTTTGGATGATTATTCGGCGCGTGATTTATTGAGACAATTGTCTTACTGCCAAAATCCCTATAACTGCCCGCACGGTCGCCCAGTCTTAGTGCATTTTAGCAAATCGGATATGGAAAAAATGTTCCGTCGCATTCAAGAAAATCACACGAGTTTGCGAGAATTGGGGAAATATTAA
- the ruvA gene encoding Holliday junction branch migration protein RuvA: MYDYIKGILTKITAKYIVVETHGVGYILQVANPYAYSGQVQQEVTVYTHQAIREDAHLLYGFATENEKSVFLSLISVSGIGPTTALAIIAVDDNDGLVRAIEQKNITYLTKFPKIGKKTAQQMILDLEGKFVMSEEASPVQQIAPSSENIALEEAMEAMEALGYRPAELKKIKKFFEGTNDTAENYIKSALKMLMK; encoded by the coding sequence ATGTACGACTATATCAAAGGTATTTTAACGAAAATAACTGCAAAATACATTGTGGTAGAAACGCATGGAGTAGGCTATATCTTGCAGGTTGCGAATCCCTACGCCTATTCAGGACAAGTCCAGCAAGAAGTGACTGTCTATACTCATCAGGCGATTCGTGAGGATGCTCATCTGCTCTACGGATTTGCTACAGAAAATGAAAAATCCGTCTTTCTGAGTCTGATTTCAGTATCAGGTATTGGTCCAACAACAGCTCTGGCTATTATTGCTGTCGATGATAATGATGGGCTTGTTCGTGCCATTGAGCAGAAAAACATTACCTACCTGACCAAGTTTCCAAAGATTGGCAAGAAAACAGCCCAGCAGATGATTTTGGACTTGGAAGGCAAGTTTGTCATGAGCGAAGAAGCGAGTCCTGTTCAACAAATAGCACCATCCAGTGAAAATATCGCCCTCGAAGAAGCTATGGAAGCCATGGAAGCCCTTGGTTACCGACCAGCCGAACTCAAGAAAATCAAGAAATTCTTTGAAGGAACCAACGACACCGCCGAAAACTACATCAAGTCAGCCCTTAAAATGTTGATGAAGTGA